A single genomic interval of Selenomonadales bacterium harbors:
- a CDS encoding efflux RND transporter periplasmic adaptor subunit → MLGAMLAAVMLVAGLIAGCGSDEQKQQANGVAVKAMQVTTHDVPLRYTYAGQVTARDEVKVQSRVGGVLVEKMVEGGATVKKGQPLFRIDSRQYEAALYNAKANLADAEARLANAQLDTQRYAELVEQNAISKQQYDTQKSIESQYRASVAAMRALVERAQDDLEDTVVVSPVNGRMDLSDVAVGTLVTAGGTTLATVSSVDPVFVQFTMSENEYLRLAQQNQGALPKDWGSEISLVLSNGMKYAGYGHLAQVDRGIGQTTGALSLKAEFKNPQQVLIPGMFARVTIADGVRQGALLIPQRAVQQVLEKTFVTTVGEDNKAVSKEITLGDKVGSYWIVESGLEPTDVVVVEGLTKLQDGLDLMVTMATPEELKLTFDEE, encoded by the coding sequence ATGCTTGGCGCAATGCTGGCGGCTGTGATGCTGGTCGCAGGTCTGATCGCAGGCTGCGGTTCTGATGAGCAGAAACAGCAGGCTAACGGCGTTGCAGTCAAGGCAATGCAGGTCACGACGCATGATGTTCCGCTTCGTTATACTTATGCAGGGCAGGTCACTGCTCGTGATGAAGTAAAGGTGCAGTCGCGTGTAGGCGGTGTGCTTGTTGAGAAGATGGTAGAGGGCGGTGCTACGGTCAAGAAAGGCCAGCCGCTTTTCCGTATCGACAGCCGTCAGTATGAAGCGGCTCTCTACAATGCGAAGGCAAATCTTGCCGATGCAGAAGCTCGTCTTGCCAATGCACAGCTCGATACGCAGCGTTATGCAGAGCTTGTTGAGCAGAACGCGATCTCCAAGCAGCAGTATGATACGCAAAAGAGTATCGAGAGCCAGTACCGTGCATCGGTAGCGGCGATGCGTGCGCTTGTAGAACGTGCGCAGGACGACCTTGAAGATACGGTCGTTGTGTCGCCTGTCAACGGTCGCATGGACCTTTCGGACGTAGCAGTCGGTACGCTTGTTACGGCGGGCGGTACGACGCTTGCGACGGTTTCGTCGGTAGACCCTGTATTCGTACAGTTCACGATGAGTGAGAACGAGTATCTCCGCCTTGCACAGCAGAATCAAGGTGCGCTTCCGAAGGATTGGGGCTCCGAGATCAGTCTTGTGCTTTCTAACGGCATGAAATATGCAGGTTATGGTCATCTCGCGCAGGTAGACCGCGGTATCGGTCAGACGACGGGTGCGCTCTCGCTCAAAGCTGAGTTCAAAAATCCGCAGCAGGTACTGATCCCGGGTATGTTCGCGCGTGTGACGATCGCCGACGGCGTTCGCCAAGGTGCTCTTCTCATTCCACAGCGTGCTGTTCAGCAGGTTCTTGAAAAGACGTTCGTTACGACTGTCGGCGAAGATAACAAAGCTGTCAGCAAAGAGATCACGCTCGGTGATAAGGTCGGCAGCTACTGGATCGTCGAGAGCGGTCTTGAACCGACCGACGTTGTTGTCGTAGAAGGTCTTACCAAACTTCAAGATGGTTTGGATTTGATGGTAACGATGGCTACCCCGGAAGAGCTCAAACTTACG
- a CDS encoding MarR family transcriptional regulator yields the protein MQEKNNQQHYHEVAQGLLEVLIFVHEYLVDNMRASMSPNHYRTLIMLKHFGPDNMGSLAKKIAVSKQQMTPIIDRLAKDELIVRMPSEDDRRIINIALTDKGDALLNSNLDKCHALIREKLCANATEEEMRIAAERLKEGMLLIRRWLDN from the coding sequence ATGCAAGAAAAAAATAACCAACAGCATTATCACGAAGTTGCGCAGGGTCTGCTCGAAGTCTTGATCTTCGTTCACGAATATCTCGTCGATAACATGCGCGCCTCCATGAGCCCGAACCACTACCGCACGCTTATTATGCTCAAACATTTCGGTCCCGATAACATGGGCTCGCTCGCCAAAAAGATCGCCGTATCCAAGCAGCAGATGACGCCGATCATCGACCGCCTTGCCAAAGACGAGCTCATCGTCCGCATGCCGAGCGAAGATGACCGCCGCATCATCAACATCGCACTGACAGACAAAGGCGACGCGCTCCTCAACTCAAACCTCGACAAATGCCACGCCCTCATTCGCGAGAAGCTGTGTGCCAATGCCACCGAAGAAGAAATGCGCATCGCCGCAGAACGCCTCAAAGAAGGCATGCTCCTCATTCGTCGCTGGCTTGACAACTAA
- a CDS encoding MFS transporter, protein MGALAGRRTLLLVIVSMFWFAQYVYVPYQTPFLIEMGTTSAMVGIVVGAYGLTQFLARMPIGLAADRIGRHKGFIVLGVAAAGLASVLRIMFPNAEGFLAANLLSGLASGMWISFMVLFATYFAREKLQQSTGRIIAANNIGIFCGFLLSTVAYAPLGMDFLCLAGALVSGAALLLALAIREEKVVREPLQVRELVTVYKDKRLILFSMFALVQQGIMMSTSMSFTAEAARRIGATEWEIGMCAVVYIIAAVVSSYFAASDFASKFGAKVWVPLSSLALVVYCVLVPHAPTAAAFYGVQMFAGISTGVLFSYCTSEAMQNVPQSKRSTAMGYHQALYAIGMTVMPVITGSIVSAYGMATAFYFLAFTSLVGVVVSYLFYRSKGAYAR, encoded by the coding sequence ATGGGTGCGTTGGCAGGCAGGCGGACGCTTCTTCTTGTTATAGTGAGTATGTTCTGGTTCGCGCAGTATGTGTATGTGCCATATCAGACGCCGTTTCTTATCGAGATGGGTACGACGAGTGCGATGGTCGGTATCGTTGTGGGGGCGTACGGTCTGACGCAGTTTCTTGCGCGTATGCCGATCGGCTTGGCGGCTGACCGCATCGGTCGTCATAAGGGGTTTATCGTGCTTGGTGTGGCGGCGGCAGGTCTTGCGTCTGTTCTTCGCATCATGTTTCCGAATGCGGAGGGGTTTTTGGCGGCGAATCTTTTGTCGGGTCTGGCGTCGGGTATGTGGATCTCGTTTATGGTGCTGTTTGCGACGTATTTTGCGCGTGAGAAGCTTCAGCAGTCGACGGGGCGCATTATTGCGGCGAATAATATCGGTATTTTCTGCGGATTTTTGTTGAGTACGGTGGCGTATGCGCCGTTGGGGATGGATTTTCTCTGTCTGGCGGGTGCGCTTGTGAGCGGTGCGGCTCTTCTTCTTGCGCTGGCTATTCGTGAGGAGAAGGTGGTGCGCGAGCCGCTTCAAGTACGGGAGCTTGTTACGGTATATAAGGATAAGCGGCTTATCCTGTTTTCGATGTTCGCGCTCGTTCAGCAGGGTATTATGATGTCGACGAGTATGTCGTTTACGGCAGAGGCGGCGCGCAGGATCGGTGCGACGGAGTGGGAGATCGGTATGTGTGCGGTGGTGTATATTATCGCGGCGGTCGTCAGCTCGTATTTTGCCGCGTCCGATTTCGCGTCTAAGTTCGGGGCGAAGGTGTGGGTGCCGCTGTCGTCTTTGGCACTGGTGGTTTATTGTGTGCTCGTTCCGCACGCGCCGACGGCGGCTGCGTTTTACGGTGTGCAGATGTTTGCGGGGATCTCGACAGGGGTGCTGTTTTCGTATTGCACGAGTGAGGCGATGCAGAATGTACCGCAGTCGAAGCGTTCTACTGCGATGGGGTATCATCAGGCTCTCTATGCGATCGGTATGACTGTTATGCCTGTCATTACAGGGAGTATCGTTTCCGCATACGGTATGGCGACTGCCTTCTATTTCCTCGCATTTACATCGCTTGTCGGTGTCGTGGTATCGTATCTGTTCTATCGGTCAAAAGGCGCATATGCGCGATAA
- the tagD gene encoding glycerol-3-phosphate cytidylyltransferase gives MKRVITYGTFDLLHYGHINLLKRAKALGDYLIVVVSTDEFNAKEKNKMCYFDYETRKKLVEAVRYVDLVIPEESWDQKISDVKEFRVDTFVMGDDWVGKFDFLKPYCEVVYLPRTPEVSTTKIKEELKK, from the coding sequence ATGAAGAGGGTTATTACATACGGGACGTTCGATCTTCTTCATTATGGTCATATCAATCTCTTGAAGCGGGCAAAAGCGTTGGGGGATTATCTGATCGTGGTGGTTTCGACGGATGAGTTCAATGCAAAAGAGAAGAATAAGATGTGCTATTTCGATTACGAAACGCGCAAGAAGCTCGTTGAGGCGGTGCGATATGTTGATCTTGTGATTCCCGAGGAGTCGTGGGATCAGAAGATCAGTGATGTGAAGGAGTTCCGCGTTGATACGTTCGTGATGGGCGATGATTGGGTAGGAAAGTTCGATTTTTTAAAACCGTATTGCGAGGTCGTATATCTTCCGCGTACGCCCGAGGTTTCGACGACGAAGATCAAAGAGGAATTGAAGAAGTAG